The proteins below come from a single Cylindrospermopsis raciborskii Cr2010 genomic window:
- a CDS encoding DNA cytosine methyltransferase, with the protein MKIAVVNRTILRLPIYIGKAVPKRIQTFPDNYRFIGCWTESMRQIGNAVPVELGYFLASSLSRALC; encoded by the coding sequence ATGAAAATTGCTGTAGTCAATAGAACTATATTACGTCTTCCTATCTATATTGGCAAAGCTGTACCAAAACGAATTCAGACGTTTCCTGATAATTATAGATTTATTGGTTGCTGGACAGAATCTATGAGACAAATTGGAAATGCAGTACCTGTGGAGTTGGGTTATTTTTTGGCTAGTTCTCTATCAAGAGCTTTATGTTGA